One Anthonomus grandis grandis chromosome 12, icAntGran1.3, whole genome shotgun sequence DNA window includes the following coding sequences:
- the LOC126742958 gene encoding uncharacterized protein LOC126742958: MKLFIAIFVVMCVVAGVSANCGCLKCSKHLQSIDIPGPDGQSIRVIFERPQCQCQQSNSYSPINTQQKPKCSGTILAPTAPKPPARLLKNLKYKTTTVRVPPPSPPPPPPPPPPAPATPEPVPEQEIPAELLQFLLSLSATPEATAAAVAAVPSTCGCCSCRNKREVCECGESCSCPICQKQSLLGY, encoded by the exons ATGAAAttgtttattgcaatttttgtgGTTATGTGTGTTGTGGCCGGTGTTAGTGCCAACTGCGGATGTTTAAAG TGCTCCAAACATCTACAATCCATCGACATCCCTGGTCCAGACGGGCAATCCATTAGAGTAATATTCGAACGACCCCAGTGCCAATGCCAACAGTCCAACAGCTACAGCCCAATCAACACGCAACAGAAACCAAAATGCAGCGGCACGATCTTGGCACCTACAGCCCCAAAACCCCCAGCACGCCTCTTGAAAAATCTCAAATACAAAACTACTACAGTCCGTGTACCTCCACCCtcaccaccaccaccaccaccaccaccaccaccagCACCAGCAA CACCTGAACCAGTTCCAGAACAGGAAATCCCAGCGGAGCTCCTCCAGTTCCTTCTGAGTCTCTCTGCTACGCCAGAAGCAACAGCAGCTGCCGTAGCGGCCGTCCCCAGCACCTGTGGCTGTTGCAGCTGCAGAAACAAACGGGAGGTCTGCGAGTGCGGCGAGAGCTGTAGCTGTCCCATCTGTCAAAAACAGTCCTTACTAG